Part of the Deltaproteobacteria bacterium genome, TCCTGGGGTCAGATGGCCGTGAACGTCATCATTTACCAGCATGGCCGGGGCAATATCGCAAGCGCCGATGCAGTTGGTCAACTCAAAGGAGAACCTCCCGTCAGCCGTGGTTTCCCCGGGAGTGACGCCGATTACGCCCTGGACGCATTCAATGATCATCCCGGAGTCTTGCAGGTAGCATGGGAGGCTCTTGCAGACCCTGATAATGTTTCTGCCTTGCGGTTTGGTCGAAAGAAAGGAATAAAAGGAAGCTAGCCCGTATATTTCATTAATGGGCATATCCAAAGACCGGGCTGTTTCGACGATAAACTCCCGGGAAATACAGGCAGATTCTCTCTGTGCCTGCTTGAGCAATATCAAAAGCTTCTCGCGGTCCATGCCTTTGAAGGAAGAACCCTGTGG contains:
- a CDS encoding NAD(P)H-dependent oxidoreductase subunit E, with protein sequence MTRVPQGSSFKGMDREKLLILLKQAQRESACISREFIVETARSLDMPINEIYGLASFYSFLSTKPQGRNIIRVCKSLPCYLQDSGMIIECVQGVIGVTPGETTADGRFSFELTNCIGACDIAPAMLVNDDVHGHLTPGRIKQILKAYK